One stretch of Spirochaetota bacterium DNA includes these proteins:
- a CDS encoding RNA polymerase sigma factor yields the protein MSQTFKALTDEELVKCVIDGNDQAFEELYQRYSERIFKLLYSYVYNEEDAIDLMHDVFIRAYRHLHKFDITRTFSSWIYKIAINCAKNHRYKVRKTDTMIEREEQRLIQAEGVKTPEEHIIDNELAQEFSLAVDTLTDKFREVFLLRFGQQLQYSDIATILNISERTAKWRMERAIMYITDFLKKRGAI from the coding sequence ATGAGTCAAACTTTTAAAGCTCTGACAGATGAAGAATTGGTTAAGTGTGTGATTGATGGCAATGACCAGGCATTTGAAGAGCTTTACCAGCGTTATTCTGAACGTATTTTTAAGCTGTTATATAGCTATGTTTACAATGAGGAAGACGCAATAGATCTTATGCACGATGTATTTATAAGAGCTTACAGGCATTTGCATAAGTTTGATATTACGCGCACATTTTCTTCATGGATCTATAAGATTGCAATTAATTGTGCCAAGAATCACAGGTATAAAGTACGTAAAACTGATACCATGATTGAAAGGGAAGAACAGCGTCTGATACAGGCAGAAGGGGTAAAAACACCTGAAGAACATATCATTGATAATGAATTGGCTCAAGAGTTTTCTTTAGCTGTTGATACATTAACTGATAAATTTAGGGAAGTATTCCTGTTACGGTTTGGGCAGCAATTGCAATATAGTGATATTGCAACAATTTTAAATATTTCAGAACGCACTGCAAAATGGCGTATGGAAAGAGCTATCATGTATATCACGGACTTTCTTAAAAAAAGGGGAGCCATATAA
- a CDS encoding cell division protein ZapA, translating to MISGVHNPNKVKVTILGQVYTIEGDASADYIARVADFVNAKMDDVANNITNASPLQIAILAALNIADELFQIKESEYMATDEIREKTNMLISMLDEGLIGDVFSISGKPRQHL from the coding sequence ATGATATCAGGTGTGCATAATCCCAATAAGGTAAAAGTAACCATACTGGGGCAGGTTTATACAATCGAAGGAGATGCATCAGCTGATTATATAGCAAGAGTTGCTGATTTTGTTAACGCAAAAATGGATGATGTTGCAAACAACATAACAAATGCAAGCCCACTGCAGATTGCAATCCTTGCTGCGCTAAATATTGCGGACGAACTCTTTCAGATTAAAGAATCTGAGTATATGGCAACTGATGAAATCCGTGAAAAAACCAATATGCTCATTTCAATGCTTGACGAGGGGTTGATTGGAGATGTTTTCAGTATATCCGGGAAACCCCGTCAGCATCTATAA
- the rplT gene encoding 50S ribosomal protein L20, translated as MPRATTGKVHHKRREKILKDVKGFYGARKNLWRTAKDARRKKLQNSYKDRRRKKRDFRALWIMRINAAARLYGISYSRLIDGMKKANILIDRKMLAELAVSDTNAFKAIVEKVTNKAA; from the coding sequence ATGCCACGAGCAACAACAGGTAAGGTTCATCATAAAAGACGAGAAAAGATATTGAAAGATGTTAAAGGTTTTTACGGTGCACGTAAAAACCTGTGGCGAACTGCAAAAGATGCCCGCAGAAAAAAGTTGCAGAATTCGTATAAGGATAGAAGGCGTAAAAAGCGAGATTTCAGGGCATTATGGATTATGCGCATTAATGCCGCTGCACGGCTTTATGGTATTTCATACAGCCGCCTCATTGACGGTATGAAGAAAGCCAATATCCTTATTGATCGTAAAATGCTGGCTGAACTTGCAGTTAGCGATACCAATGCTTTCAAAGCAATTGTTGAAAAGGTAACCAACAAAGCTGCATAG
- the rpmI gene encoding 50S ribosomal protein L35 — protein MPKLKTSSGAKKRFKVTATGKIKRAKGWKSHLLESKSPKRKRALRKASYVSDSDAKRFARLLPYS, from the coding sequence ATGCCCAAGTTAAAAACCAGCAGTGGAGCAAAGAAGCGTTTTAAAGTGACAGCTACTGGCAAGATAAAACGTGCAAAAGGATGGAAAAGCCATCTATTGGAATCAAAAAGCCCAAAGCGCAAACGTGCGTTGAGAAAGGCTTCATATGTATCTGATTCAGATGCAAAGCGTTTTGCGCGATTACTGCCATATTCATAA
- the infC gene encoding translation initiation factor IF-3: MDRVDTKRFRVNEEIRASMVRLVGEDGGPQVIPLQEALQKAQDKGLDLVEISPNQDPPVVKIIDYSKFKFEQIKKAKEAKKKQKVIQVKEIKFRPSIDIHDFQHKVRHAREFIEEGNKVKFTVMFRGREVVHSDLGFKVLEDVKQALEDVALVETNPSKEGRNITMIMAPMSAAQKKRIQEHNNQ, translated from the coding sequence ATAGACCGGGTTGATACCAAGCGTTTCAGGGTAAATGAGGAGATACGAGCCTCTATGGTTCGTTTAGTTGGCGAAGATGGTGGGCCACAGGTAATTCCATTACAGGAAGCATTACAGAAAGCGCAGGATAAAGGGCTGGATTTAGTTGAAATATCGCCCAATCAGGATCCACCAGTTGTGAAAATCATAGATTACAGCAAATTCAAATTTGAGCAAATCAAAAAAGCCAAAGAAGCCAAAAAGAAACAGAAGGTCATTCAGGTAAAAGAGATTAAATTTAGACCTTCTATTGATATACATGATTTTCAACATAAGGTGCGCCACGCACGTGAATTCATTGAGGAAGGCAATAAGGTAAAATTCACTGTCATGTTCAGAGGAAGGGAAGTGGTGCATAGCGATTTGGGATTCAAGGTGTTGGAAGATGTGAAACAGGCTTTAGAAGATGTAGCGTTAGTAGAAACTAATCCTTCAAAAGAAGGCAGAAATATAACCATGATAATGGCTCCAATGTCAGCTGCACAGAAGAAGCGGATTCAGGAGCACAATAACCAATAA
- the thrS gene encoding threonine--tRNA ligase has translation MATVQLQNGKTLEIQDGKTLLDVVAQLNGKSKPVAARINGALKDLRTPVSGTTQVELVSFDSPEGRDVFWHSASHLMAQAVKRLFPEVKVSIGPAIDTGFYYDFDKPGGFTQEDLEKIEEVMKQIVTEDIPIIRKELSRKDAIDLFSTLGEIYKVELLQELSDEIVSLYEQGDFVDLCRGPHLPSTGYIKAFKLLSIAGAYWRGDEKNKMLQRIYGVAFPDEKMLKEHLAFLEEIKKRDHRILGKELDLFSIHEDAGGGLIYWHPKGGRLRAILEQWWRDEHFKNGYEILYTPHIGRATLWETSGHLDFYKENMYSPMDIDGNDYYIKPMNCPFHIKIYQTSLHSYRDLPLRWAELGTVYRYEKSGVLHGLLRVRGFTQDDAHIFCTPEQMEDEVREVLRFSLYMWKVLGFSNIKAYLATKPEKSVGDSSRWIDAQESLKKAVEAEKLDIEVDEGGGAFYGPKIDLKVKDALGREWQMTTIQFDFNLPDRFDLYYIGSDAQKHRPYMIHRALLGSMERFIGILTEHYAGRFPVWLSPVQVILVNVGPEQADYTRDLAKKLLLQGIRAKTDLRDETIKYKIRDAIEQKVPYIGVIGGREMQENTIAVRKRGEQKPETMKTEDFITFIQRQIADKQ, from the coding sequence ATGGCAACGGTACAGTTACAAAACGGGAAAACACTGGAAATACAGGATGGCAAAACGCTGCTTGACGTTGTTGCCCAGCTTAATGGAAAGAGTAAACCTGTTGCAGCCAGAATAAACGGGGCACTGAAAGATCTCCGAACGCCTGTAAGCGGCACCACACAGGTTGAGCTTGTTTCATTTGATAGCCCTGAAGGAAGGGATGTGTTCTGGCATTCTGCATCGCACCTTATGGCTCAGGCAGTAAAACGGCTTTTCCCTGAAGTGAAGGTATCTATTGGTCCTGCTATCGACACGGGTTTTTACTATGATTTTGATAAACCCGGCGGTTTTACCCAGGAAGATTTAGAAAAAATAGAAGAGGTAATGAAGCAGATAGTTACTGAGGATATACCCATTATCCGCAAAGAATTATCGCGAAAGGATGCCATAGATTTATTTTCAACGTTAGGTGAAATCTATAAAGTTGAACTGTTACAGGAACTATCGGACGAAATTGTTTCATTATATGAACAGGGCGATTTTGTTGATCTATGCCGTGGACCGCATCTTCCCAGTACCGGCTACATCAAAGCGTTTAAGCTTTTAAGTATTGCTGGTGCCTACTGGCGTGGTGATGAAAAAAACAAGATGCTGCAGCGCATTTATGGTGTTGCTTTTCCTGATGAAAAGATGCTTAAAGAGCACTTAGCTTTCTTAGAGGAAATAAAAAAGCGCGATCACAGGATATTAGGTAAGGAGTTAGATTTATTCAGCATTCACGAGGATGCAGGCGGTGGTCTTATTTACTGGCATCCAAAGGGTGGAAGGCTAAGGGCAATCTTAGAACAGTGGTGGCGTGACGAGCACTTTAAAAATGGCTATGAGATATTATATACACCACATATTGGGCGTGCAACATTGTGGGAAACATCAGGGCATTTAGATTTCTACAAAGAAAATATGTATTCGCCCATGGATATTGATGGCAATGACTACTATATAAAACCAATGAACTGTCCCTTCCATATCAAGATTTATCAAACCAGCCTGCACTCCTACAGGGATCTGCCGCTGCGGTGGGCAGAGCTTGGCACAGTGTACCGGTATGAAAAGTCGGGCGTGTTGCACGGATTGCTGCGCGTGCGCGGGTTTACGCAGGATGATGCGCATATCTTCTGTACTCCTGAACAAATGGAAGATGAAGTACGCGAGGTGTTACGTTTTTCACTGTATATGTGGAAGGTGTTGGGATTTTCCAATATCAAAGCATATTTAGCAACAAAACCTGAAAAATCAGTGGGCGATAGTAGCCGATGGATAGATGCACAGGAATCGTTAAAAAAAGCTGTAGAGGCTGAAAAGCTGGATATAGAAGTTGATGAAGGTGGTGGAGCATTCTATGGGCCAAAAATTGACCTTAAAGTAAAAGATGCATTGGGCCGTGAATGGCAGATGACCACCATACAGTTTGATTTCAATCTTCCTGATCGGTTTGACCTTTACTATATTGGTAGCGATGCACAGAAGCACCGGCCGTACATGATACACAGGGCACTGTTAGGATCAATGGAGCGCTTCATAGGCATTTTAACCGAACATTATGCCGGGAGGTTTCCTGTATGGTTGTCGCCAGTACAGGTAATCCTGGTCAATGTGGGGCCTGAACAGGCTGATTATACAAGAGATCTGGCCAAGAAACTGCTCTTGCAGGGAATACGGGCTAAAACTGATCTGCGTGATGAGACAATAAAATATAAGATACGTGATGCTATTGAACAGAAAGTTCCCTATATAGGTGTTATTGGTGGCAGGGAAATGCAGGAAAATACTATTGCTGTGCGTAAACGAGGCGAGCAGAAGCCTGAAACAATGAAAACGGAAGATTTTATTACATTCATTCAGAGGCAGATAGCTGATAAACAATAG
- a CDS encoding SDR family oxidoreductase, with product MENFAGKTVFITGGSSGIGLSVAKLLSGQGANIAIFARNRVRLEEAMKQIEQAKKRHGQRFAWYQCDVADNAQVKKVFTQALRQFDSCDILINCAGRAYPKYFEDISYKQFEETMKINLFGIWNTCSFMVPHMKQKGGYIVNTSSVAGLVGVFGYADYSASKFAIVGFSEVLRSELKPYNITVSVLCPPDTDTPGFEVENKTKPDETKEISKSAKLMTPDEVAQALLKGMKKKKFIILANGDSKFTWIAKRYAPWLVEAVMDSQIKKVQKKKGKK from the coding sequence ATGGAAAATTTTGCAGGTAAAACAGTCTTTATCACAGGCGGCTCAAGTGGTATAGGCCTTTCAGTAGCCAAGCTTCTTTCAGGGCAGGGAGCCAATATTGCTATCTTTGCCCGCAACCGTGTGCGCCTTGAAGAAGCAATGAAACAAATTGAACAGGCAAAAAAGCGCCATGGACAGCGCTTTGCCTGGTATCAGTGCGATGTTGCAGACAATGCACAGGTTAAAAAAGTTTTTACGCAGGCTTTACGTCAGTTTGACTCATGTGATATTCTCATCAATTGTGCTGGCAGGGCCTATCCAAAGTATTTTGAAGATATAAGCTATAAGCAGTTTGAAGAAACCATGAAAATAAATCTCTTTGGAATATGGAATACCTGTTCATTTATGGTGCCGCACATGAAACAAAAAGGAGGATATATCGTTAATACCTCATCGGTAGCAGGGCTTGTGGGTGTGTTTGGATATGCCGATTATAGCGCATCAAAATTTGCTATTGTAGGTTTTTCAGAGGTATTGCGCAGTGAATTAAAGCCATATAACATTACCGTATCGGTGCTCTGTCCCCCTGACACCGACACTCCTGGCTTTGAAGTTGAAAATAAAACAAAGCCTGATGAAACCAAAGAAATATCTAAATCGGCAAAGCTTATGACACCCGATGAAGTGGCACAGGCCTTGCTTAAAGGCATGAAAAAGAAAAAATTTATTATCCTTGCAAACGGTGATAGTAAATTTACCTGGATTGCTAAACGGTATGCTCCGTGGCTTGTTGAAGCAGTAATGGATAGTCAAATAAAAAAGGTGCAAAAGAAAAAGGGTAAAAAATAA
- a CDS encoding NAD-dependent epimerase/dehydratase family protein → MKACVTGATGFIGGNLVKALLAKKHSVKTLVLPNDPKIPELKKNKVEVVQGDIRDLESVKKAVNGCDVVFNCAAVVTDWAPQKLFEEVTVGGAKNVCEAAVWAKVKRLVDISTNDVFGLREDVVMDESFPLEPWGEPYPDYKIKAEEVMWRYHREKKLPVTMVYPCWVYGPGDQTFVPLLADAIIKRELIFWRKDVLVWPTYVENLVDLLLLIAVDKRAIGNGYLVHDGESVTLQKFCEGIANALGVKPIKTHIPYWTAYMAAVVMESLWKLFAIEKRPLLTTYTVKNLGSRLQFSIDKAKRELGWVPKISFQEGFTRTMQWLKSLDLESLKTK, encoded by the coding sequence ATGAAAGCATGTGTTACTGGTGCAACTGGTTTTATTGGAGGAAATTTAGTTAAAGCATTGCTGGCAAAAAAGCATTCAGTAAAGACACTGGTATTACCCAACGACCCCAAAATTCCGGAACTAAAAAAGAATAAAGTAGAGGTTGTGCAGGGTGATATCAGGGATCTTGAATCTGTTAAAAAAGCAGTAAACGGTTGCGATGTGGTATTTAACTGTGCTGCTGTGGTGACTGACTGGGCACCGCAAAAGCTTTTTGAAGAGGTTACCGTAGGTGGAGCAAAGAATGTTTGTGAAGCTGCAGTATGGGCAAAGGTTAAGCGCCTTGTTGATATTTCCACCAATGATGTATTTGGCCTGCGAGAAGATGTGGTTATGGATGAATCCTTCCCGCTTGAACCCTGGGGGGAACCCTATCCTGATTATAAAATCAAAGCCGAAGAAGTGATGTGGCGCTACCATCGTGAAAAAAAGCTCCCCGTAACCATGGTATACCCTTGTTGGGTGTATGGACCTGGTGACCAGACATTTGTGCCGCTTTTAGCGGATGCCATTATCAAACGCGAGCTTATCTTCTGGCGCAAAGATGTACTGGTGTGGCCAACCTATGTTGAAAATCTTGTAGATTTACTATTGTTGATTGCCGTTGATAAACGCGCTATTGGTAATGGCTATCTGGTGCATGATGGAGAAAGCGTTACGTTGCAAAAATTTTGCGAAGGTATTGCCAATGCTTTAGGTGTTAAACCCATCAAAACCCATATACCCTACTGGACAGCATATATGGCAGCTGTGGTCATGGAATCGTTATGGAAATTATTTGCTATAGAAAAGCGTCCTCTACTCACCACGTATACCGTAAAAAATTTAGGGTCGCGCCTGCAATTCAGCATTGATAAGGCAAAACGGGAGTTGGGCTGGGTACCAAAAATCTCTTTTCAGGAAGGCTTTACGCGCACCATGCAGTGGCTGAAAAGCCTTGACCTTGAATCATTGAAGACAAAGTAA
- a CDS encoding radical SAM protein yields MSAINSIPSEILEAVKKENLSIEVTSRCTSNCTYCFVRSGCIEYHDLDFETVFSILMEGYEIGYRHLHITGGEPLLWGYLFDILKDAISMGYESIFLNTNGFLLDCKTLQQLESIKELNLSISLLGFEAIHDTFRGYNSFVKTTQGIEMALYHTIPVYLFCVIGKSLLPHVPHFIQWAYKKFPGIKEITLIQLIRVANNGFDISNELLSPDDFLSLVKMVSMLNVYGFNVSLLENPLATVAAHILQLPWFCNTPQLVRPGKITILADKRITVAHSIHQSLGVYSPGEIIRIISSQDYMDTVGKDATICSLCKYEAICRKAGMKHLSEPFRDMNENIPYCKRVLDSIW; encoded by the coding sequence ATGTCAGCGATTAATTCTATACCATCTGAAATTCTGGAAGCTGTAAAGAAAGAAAACCTTTCAATTGAAGTTACCTCACGATGTACCAGTAACTGTACCTATTGCTTTGTACGATCTGGTTGTATTGAATATCATGATCTTGATTTTGAAACAGTATTCTCCATACTAATGGAAGGTTACGAAATTGGCTATCGACATCTCCATATAACAGGAGGTGAACCACTATTGTGGGGATATCTTTTTGATATTTTAAAAGATGCTATTTCAATGGGTTATGAGTCAATTTTTTTAAATACAAATGGATTTTTGTTAGATTGTAAAACATTACAGCAACTTGAATCTATAAAAGAATTGAATCTTTCTATCAGCTTATTGGGATTTGAAGCAATACATGATACTTTCCGTGGTTATAATTCTTTTGTTAAAACAACACAAGGGATTGAAATGGCACTATACCATACTATTCCAGTATATCTTTTCTGCGTGATTGGAAAAAGCCTTTTACCACATGTACCACATTTTATACAATGGGCATACAAGAAATTTCCAGGTATAAAGGAAATTACCTTAATACAACTTATTCGTGTTGCCAATAATGGTTTTGATATATCCAATGAATTGTTATCACCTGATGATTTTCTATCATTAGTAAAAATGGTTTCTATGTTAAATGTATATGGTTTTAATGTTTCATTGCTTGAAAACCCTCTTGCAACAGTTGCAGCTCACATATTACAATTGCCATGGTTTTGCAATACACCACAACTGGTAAGACCAGGGAAAATCACAATATTGGCTGATAAACGCATTACGGTAGCTCATTCCATACATCAATCATTAGGAGTATACAGCCCGGGTGAAATTATTCGTATCATTTCATCCCAGGATTATATGGACACAGTTGGAAAAGATGCTACAATATGTTCTTTATGTAAATATGAGGCTATATGTCGTAAAGCAGGGATGAAGCACCTATCAGAGCCTTTCAGGGATATGAATGAAAATATTCCCTATTGTAAACGTGTGCTTGATAGCATATGGTAA